Genomic DNA from Aphanothece sacrum FPU1:
CGTAACCGCTCAAGATTACATAAAAAATATGGTAAAGGTAAATGGCGAAAACTAAAGGGGGTAGCTCAAGTTCAACTGCCAAATGGTATAATAAGATTAGCTGAAATCCATTTTTACGAAGCTCATGGCATTGGGAAAAAAGAATTTAAGCTCAAATTACCGTTCCTAGATTGATGATGAAAATAAACCCATCTCAAGTCAATCAGTTCGCAGTATGCCTCAATAATGAAGGCTACGAAGCGTCATTAGAAGTCGGCAAAATATACCGCACTATACCTGATGAGACAGCACAAATAAACAGTTTAATTAGGGTAATTGATGAAAGTGGTGAAGACTATGCTTTTACCGCAAATCGTTTTTATCCTATTGAATTACCAAAACCGATAGAAGATGCCTTATTATCAGTAGCAAACTAGACCTATCCAATTCTGCCGAAAAAGAAACTATTTTGCGTCAAATCATTGCATGATAACCGTTAAACCATTAAAATAAAAGAAGTTAACATCCAAATAGTAAATTGATTATTTCTTTTGGAAATCAAGGTACTTCCGACTTATTTAATGGAGTTGAAAGTCGAGAAGCCAGAAAAATTCCCTCCCAAATCAGCAAAACAGCCTTGAAAAAATTAGATATATTGAATGCTGCCGAACAATTAGATGAATTAAAAGTTCCACCAGGCAACCGCTTAGAGGCACTCAAAGGTAATCTGAAAGGATTTTACAGCATTCGGATCAACAGTCAGTGGCGGATTATTTTTCAATGGGATAACGGCAAAGTTACCCAAGTTCAAATTATTGACTATCACAGTTAAGTTACAGGATGATACCAACTAATCGCATACCAACTCATCCAGGAGTGATTCTCTTAGAAGAATTTCTTGAACCGATGAATATCACTCAAATCGCATTAGCTAATCATTTGAATATTCCAGTACAACGGATTAATGAAATTATTAAAGGTAAACAAGAGATTACTCCTGAAACTGCATGGCTACTAGCTCAAGCCTTTAAGACTACTCCTCAATTCTGGATGAATTTACAGACTAATTATGATTTAGCATTGAATAGACCCAAAGAAATTAAACAAGCGATAATTGCCTGATTTGGCGTAGCCTCTAGCTAGTAAATAAAGTCAAGATACTATTACTTTACTAAATCATGACTCAAAATCCACTCTTGTAAAATCGGATTAACTAATTCTGGGGCTTCGTCTTGAGGACAATGGCCCACCCCTTCCAGGGGAATAAATCGGTCAACAGTGGGAAAATTTGCCCATTCCTTGCCTATTTCAATGGGTTCCCAAGGATCATTCATCCCCCATAACAAAATGGCCCGACAAGGTAACATCGGTAATAACGCCTCTGGTAAGGGGCCTCCAGCATAACGAGTAAAGGCTAAAAATACATCCGCGGCCCCCTCATCTCTAGCGGGTTTAAGTAGAATTTCAATCAGTTCATCTGTTACCGCTTCTTGACGATGATAAGCTTTTAGGAGAATATTACGCAGGGTTCGAGGTTTGGCTATTTGTTGAAAAAAGAAAGACCCGATCGCTTTATTATTTAAAATTTTAGTGGCGATAGATGCCCCAAAACGACGATACCAAGGTAAATTAGCCCGTTTTCGTTCATGGAGTAAGCGCAAAGAACAATTAATTGCCGCTACTCCTAACACCCACTCAGGATCAGCGATCGCAGCTTGCATCACCACCACACAACCGATAGAGTTTCCTACCAAAAAAGCTGGACTTCCTATCACTTCTCGACAAAAATCATTGATTTGTTGTCCCCAGGTTTCAAACGTATAATCAATCTCTTGATCTGGGGTAGGTTTAGCAGAACCTCCAAACCCAATTAAATCTATCGCATAACAACGACAGGTTTGACCTAAAACGGGCAAATTTTTGCGCCAGTGTCCCCAAGAAGCCCCAAAACCATGTACTAAGACAACGGCTGGCCCTGTGTCTCCCTGATTTTGATAGGCTATGGGAAACCCGCGCCACATCCAGATTTTATCTGTGGTATCAGTCATTGAGTCTAGGGGCAAAGATTGCATCATGATTGGTACAGCAATTAATTAACATTTTGTAATATTTTAACAAAAGAGAAAATATAGCAGAAGTCGCCAAGTAAAATTAATAATACAGTATACATCTTTTGATCTTATCTCATAAATGATTTAGGATTGTGATATCTCTCAATGCTAGAATTTAATCATCGATGTTGTATCATTTTTATGCAGTAGTTATTATCAATAATAACCACTCCTAATCTAGGCTATTGTATTCTTCCTTAGTATTTATGAAATTTTTACTAAACTCGTCTAATATCTTTGACTATCTTTCTCAATTAGGCTTGTTAAACCTAATTGAACAACCTTTATGTAAGATTGAACTCATTGAAGCTAAGAATTTTAATTTATTGGTCACGCTTCCCAATAGTTCTCAACTGTTAGTTAAACAAGAACGGATGCAAAAGCAAGAAAAGGTAATTGGCGAATTTTACGGAGAATGGCGAATTCAAAACTTAATTAATCAATTTCCTGAATTAGCAGATTTACAAACTTTTCTGCCAGAAATGTTACACTTTGATCGAGATAATTACATTTTAGTGTTTAGCTATCTACAAGATTATCAAGACTTAAGCAAATTTTATCAAAAGGAAAAGATTTTTCCTCCTTTAATCGCTGCTGCAATCGGCAAAGCTTTAGGAACTATTCATAGAGATACGTTTAATCATCAAGTTTATCAGAATTTTTTAGCTGAAAATCAGGAAAACTTAGCAAATTATCACGTCACCCATTTAATTCAAGGTTTAGAAAGGTTAACCCCTGAGATTTTTGCTACAGTCCCCAACGATGGTTTAAAGTTTTTTCTCCTCTATCAAAGATATGATAGTTTAGGACAATCCCTTGCAGAATTGGGTCAAGCTTTTAACCCCGCTTGTCTTACGCATAATGATCTCAAATTAAACAATATTCTGCTAAATAACGATTGGGAGTCATCAACAGATAACCTAGTCAGATTTATTGATTTAGAACGAGCAAGTTGGGGAGATCCCGCTTATGATTTAGGAATGTTATTAGGGAGTTATTTGCAACTTTGGTTAAGCAATTTAATAATTAATAAATCTCTGACGATTGAGGAATCTTTAAGACTGGCTGTAATTCCTTTAGAAAAAATTCAGCCTTCTATTGCTGCATTAACTCAAGCCTATTTAAGAGTTTTTCCTGATATTTTATCAGAACGTCCAGACTTTTTAGAGCGCGTGATTCAATTCATTGGCCTTGCTTTAATTCAACAAATTCAAGCGATGATTCAATATCAAAAAGTTTTTGGTAATATGGGAATTGTCATGCTCCAAGTTGCCAAAAAGTTATTAGGATATCCCCATCAATCTATGGCTACCATTTTTGGGACTACTGAAATTTATTCTACTTCAGCTTAAAGGTTAAAGATCATGTTAGAAGAAACTTTTTTACCTCAAATTATCAATAACAACTTACAGGATGTTTTAGAAGATATTGTAAATCGGATGGAAATTAAATCTGATTTTTCAATTTCTCATCCCGACTATAAACCGTTAGAAATTACCACAGAAGCACGAGAAAATTTTGATAAAATGCCTCCAGAAATTCAACAAAAATATCTGAGTTCTCAATTGCGAGGGTTTCTTTATGGTATTTATTATAATGGCTCCCTCAGAGAAGCATTAGATCCCGATAAAGATCATCAAAATTTACCACAAGATTTAGAAAATAATACGGTTTTAGGGATAGATATAGAGTTCTATGAACAGTTACATCAAAGTAACAAAGGAACAGGATATTTTGATTCGGGTTGGCAGGTTTTACGAGAAGAAAGTGATGGTAGTGTAGCCGTTACTAAGGGAGGGTTAAGACTTCATATTCAACGAGATCAACATCTTTTATCTGAAGATAAATTCGCAAAAATTGGTGAGATTGTCAAGATAAAATTACTTAAAAATCGAATACAAAGTGGCTTTTATATGGCAGTAGGAAATCATGGTTTTAGTCACAGTGAGGAGAGGGGAATCAAAGATACAACGGTTAGAATATACTTTAATTTTACCCCAGAGGGTGCTATCGCAGTCATGGAATGTTTAACCCAACAGTTTAATGAGAAGGAAATTCCTTTTAGTTTCAAAGTTTTATATAATCCTAAAGAATATAAACGCCATGATTCAGGAGTGTTATATTTTGATAAGCAAAATTATACCAAAGTCAAAGATATTGTCATGAATATCTATCAAGAAACGAAAGGGTATTTTAAGAATAGTGTTCCCTTATTTACATTAAAATTAGAGCAAGGTTTAGGATTAGCTGAAGAACCCGATCATCGTTTTAGTGAACAAGAAAGTTTTGGGATGAATCGTTGTCAAATTATTGCTAATGGATTATTAAAAGCGTGGTATGAAGGGGATAATTCACCTCAAGGACGTATGAAGTTCATTTTAGAACAATTTTCTGAGTTAGGAATTGATTTAGATCGTATCTATCTCAATGGGGGATCTGAGGATATTTATTAAGCATTAATTTTTATTAACAATTGCCTAAGCTCAGTTAATTTATCAGTTACGATGGAAGGATCAATAAGTCTAAATAATCTAACTAGGGAGTTCATCTAATGCCTAATATTACTATATCTGATTTGACTCCTGCCGGTTCTGATCTATTTTCTGATTCTGAAAGCTATCTTCATGAGTTAAAAGATGTGGAAATAAATGCCACTCGTGGAGGAATCACCCCTTGGCTTCTTGTAGTAGCTTTTACTCTCATCGCATTTGATGCTAAGTAATTACATTATTGATTGATGAAATAATAATTATTGGTGATCGCTTAACCAATGGCGTTGCTGATTTGGAGTATGAATCATCCTATTTGCAATTCTTAAAATCCAGACTCACACTAATGTTTGGATATGTGAAAAATTGGCATTCATGCCTTGATTAACCAACGCCCCATTTTTTAAATGTTCATAAAAAGCGATCGCATTTTTTTTAGACTTGGTGTATTTTAGATTTCCTTGGCAACGAGAACCCATTATTAACCTTGGGAGTACCATCAAATTCTAAGTATATTGTCTATTATAAAAAACCTCAAGTTTAACTTCTATCGCTGCTTTGCCTAACAAATTAAGCAATTTATCTACACTAAAACGGCTGATTTCCCCATTCATTAAATTACTAATTCTCGGTTGGGTTTCTTCAAAAAAAACGGCAGCTTCTTGTTGAGTCCATCCCTTTTCTTTAATAAAAGATCGTAAAGTTAACATCAAGTCAGCCCTGATTTTTAGGTTAAGGGCTTCTTCCCTAGAAAATCCTAAGTCTTCAAATATATTATCCTTGCCAATAGTGATATCAATTGAGTGAGATAGAGTCATTTTTTTACTCCTGTAATTGTTGTCTAAATTGAATCATTTGCTGATAACGTTGTTGTCCTAATTCAATATCTTTTTTGGAGGTTCTCTGTGTTTTTTTCCTAAAAGCATGAAGGACATAAATTCCTTCTTCAAACCTCGCAACATAAAAGATTCGGTATGTTTCTCCTGTCCAAATTCTAATCTCTTCTGTTCCTTTCCCAATAATGGGAATAGGTTTGAAATCATTAGCTTTATCTCCTTTTTGAATGACTCTAAGTTGAAAACCTGCTTTACGCCTTGCTTCTTCGGAAAAATTACTAATATCATTCCTTGAAGTGCCAATCCAGTATATGGGTTTATGTCCCATGTTGGGGTTAATTATTATAGTTTATACCTAATTTAGTATAACATCATTAACGCAAAAACGCGATCGCCTTTTACTTAAACAAGGAATGCGATCGCTATGGTTAATTGATATTTTAGCTTATCGTACAATGGAAAAAACTATCAGATTGTTTATTATTCAGTAGCGATCGCTTTAATTCTTGAAAAAGGATAGGCATCAGTTAACCTATCCCTTCACTTATATCGTAAAAAAGCGATTGCTCTTTTACCTAAAAATATATGTCTCTAAAACTAAACATATATGCTTCACTGATTGCCTTTTTGCCTAAACTAAAGGTTCTAACTAGCAACTTGGGTTAATTAGAATTGAACAACTATCCGAATAGAAGTACCACTAATATTAATATCAATTCTGACACCTGTTCCACCACTAATATTTAACATTCCAGAGTCATGAGATAACTCAGTTAAATAGCTTTCGGAATCTGAAAATAAATCAGAACCAGCTAGAGAAAGATCGTTAATTTTGATTTGTGCCATTTGTTTTTTTCCCCACTTCTAAATGTTTTTTGATTCAGTTGTAAGTAAATTACCAAACTCGTATCGTAAAGACATAGATGCGAACCCCAGTTCCTCCCTTAGTATTGTCCAATTCGCTATCATGAGATAACTCAGTTAAATAGCTTTCGGAATCTGAGAATAAATCAGAACCAGCTAGAGAAATATCGTTAATTTTAATTTGTGCCATGATGTTCACTCCTTGATATATTATTTATAAAAATTCATAGTCATTCTATCACCTAAGAATGATAATGTCAAGATATTCAATCTTGCCAAAATGCGTATTAAATGGAAAAAACTATCAGATTGTTTATTATTCAGTAGCGATCGCTTTAATTCTTGAAAAAGGATAGGCATCAGTTAACCTATCCCTTCACTTATATCGTAAAAAAGCGATCGCTCTTTTACCTAAAAAAAGATATATGTCCCTGAAATTAGGCAGCCTGAACTATAGGGAGGGTAGGAGCTGGGATAGGGTACGTAGTAAATAGAGTAGTCCGTATTGATGTAGTAAGACGAACGCTTGTTCCACCTTGAATATTTAACATTTCGCTATCATGAGATAACTCAGTTAAATAGCTTTCAGAATCTGAGAATAAATCAGAACCAGCTAGAGAAATATCATTAATTTTAATTTGTGCCATGATGTTCACCCCTCCATATATCATCTAGAAAATGTAATTCTAGTTATATCACTTAAGAATGATAATGTCAAGATATTTCAGATTTCTTTTCTTTTTTTTAAGAGGCAATAGCTGTGAGATCGAGCCTAAAATGCCAATAGAAAGTAAACCCCATAGAGGCGTAGATTCAGGAGTAGAAGGAGCTTCATTAACTGAAACACGAAGGACTTGACCTTGTCCGGGGACATAACCTTGATTGGAAATATAAATATCACCATTAGGGGCAATTTCTAGAGCAGTCGGTGTATTTAGTACATCACTAAGAATAGAAGTGCG
This window encodes:
- a CDS encoding type II toxin-antitoxin system RelE/ParE family toxin, coding for MIISFGNQGTSDLFNGVESREARKIPSQISKTALKKLDILNAAEQLDELKVPPGNRLEALKGNLKGFYSIRINSQWRIIFQWDNGKVTQVQIIDYHS
- a CDS encoding HigA family addiction module antitoxin; the encoded protein is MIPTNRIPTHPGVILLEEFLEPMNITQIALANHLNIPVQRINEIIKGKQEITPETAWLLAQAFKTTPQFWMNLQTNYDLALNRPKEIKQAIIA
- a CDS encoding alpha/beta fold hydrolase; the protein is MQSLPLDSMTDTTDKIWMWRGFPIAYQNQGDTGPAVVLVHGFGASWGHWRKNLPVLGQTCRCYAIDLIGFGGSAKPTPDQEIDYTFETWGQQINDFCREVIGSPAFLVGNSIGCVVVMQAAIADPEWVLGVAAINCSLRLLHERKRANLPWYRRFGASIATKILNNKAIGSFFFQQIAKPRTLRNILLKAYHRQEAVTDELIEILLKPARDEGAADVFLAFTRYAGGPLPEALLPMLPCRAILLWGMNDPWEPIEIGKEWANFPTVDRFIPLEGVGHCPQDEAPELVNPILQEWILSHDLVK
- a CDS encoding phosphotransferase, translating into MKFLLNSSNIFDYLSQLGLLNLIEQPLCKIELIEAKNFNLLVTLPNSSQLLVKQERMQKQEKVIGEFYGEWRIQNLINQFPELADLQTFLPEMLHFDRDNYILVFSYLQDYQDLSKFYQKEKIFPPLIAAAIGKALGTIHRDTFNHQVYQNFLAENQENLANYHVTHLIQGLERLTPEIFATVPNDGLKFFLLYQRYDSLGQSLAELGQAFNPACLTHNDLKLNNILLNNDWESSTDNLVRFIDLERASWGDPAYDLGMLLGSYLQLWLSNLIINKSLTIEESLRLAVIPLEKIQPSIAALTQAYLRVFPDILSERPDFLERVIQFIGLALIQQIQAMIQYQKVFGNMGIVMLQVAKKLLGYPHQSMATIFGTTEIYSTSA
- a CDS encoding T3SS effector HopA1 family protein; the encoded protein is MLEETFLPQIINNNLQDVLEDIVNRMEIKSDFSISHPDYKPLEITTEARENFDKMPPEIQQKYLSSQLRGFLYGIYYNGSLREALDPDKDHQNLPQDLENNTVLGIDIEFYEQLHQSNKGTGYFDSGWQVLREESDGSVAVTKGGLRLHIQRDQHLLSEDKFAKIGEIVKIKLLKNRIQSGFYMAVGNHGFSHSEERGIKDTTVRIYFNFTPEGAIAVMECLTQQFNEKEIPFSFKVLYNPKEYKRHDSGVLYFDKQNYTKVKDIVMNIYQETKGYFKNSVPLFTLKLEQGLGLAEEPDHRFSEQESFGMNRCQIIANGLLKAWYEGDNSPQGRMKFILEQFSELGIDLDRIYLNGGSEDIY
- a CDS encoding helix-turn-helix domain-containing protein; translated protein: MTLSHSIDITIGKDNIFEDLGFSREEALNLKIRADLMLTLRSFIKEKGWTQQEAAVFFEETQPRISNLMNGEISRFSVDKLLNLLGKAAIEVKLEVFYNRQYT
- a CDS encoding type II toxin-antitoxin system RelE/ParE family toxin, producing MGHKPIYWIGTSRNDISNFSEEARRKAGFQLRVIQKGDKANDFKPIPIIGKGTEEIRIWTGETYRIFYVARFEEGIYVLHAFRKKTQRTSKKDIELGQQRYQQMIQFRQQLQE